In Candidatus Afararchaeum irisae, the genomic window CGAACAGTGGTACGAACAGGACAGCCGTTACCAGAGGGTCGGAAAGATGTTCTGTCCCGCACACGCTCAGGAAGGGAGGGTCGAGGGGACGGGCGAGAGCCTCGGTGACTCTAGCCGTATGGAGGACTGCGGTGACGCCGTCGAGTCGGCGAGACAGAACGGCATGGTAGGACACTCACAGAAGATGGTCTCCGCGAGACGTGACGGCTCTCCCGTTATGATAAGACGTGACTTCGACTCGACAGATGGCGGCGAGGCGGGACTACATTTCGTCGCCCTCCAGGAGAGCATCTCCGACTTCGTCTCGACACGGAAAGCTATGAACGGAACCCGCGTCTCACGTAGCTCTCCCGTCGGAACCAAGACCAACAACGGCATACTCCAGTATATATCGGTCGAGAGACGCGGAAACTACCTCGTGCCCCCGAGGAGTCTTAGGGCTCTTCCGACCCCGAATCCGTGAGATTTCGACAGCCGTACCAGAACCCGTATTTAAAGAAAGAACCAACCAAGACACAGAAATAATGCGACGCCGAGAGTTTCTCAGAGCCGCGGGTCTCACGGGACTCTCTGTATCTCTGTCTCTCCCGGGATGCATAGAGATACGTGGAAGTCCGAGGACACGCGCGGTTCTACCTCCCTTGGTCGACGACAGACCCGATGCTGTCTACTATCCTACTCACTCTGAGGGCATGGTCTTCCTCGGAACCGAGACTGTCGGAGACTACAAGCTGGGTCTGACCTACTCTTTCCCCGACAGGTTCTGGAACGTCACGGGTCAGAGGACGTCGAGGGTCGATCCCACTGTCGAGGACGACATACATCTCATGGCGACGGTCTGGGACTCCGAGACGGGGATCGTCCTTCCGGTCGCTTCGGGGGTCGACGTCGAGGTTCTGAGAGACGGTGAGACTGTCGAGGAGAGAACACTCTGGCCCATGCTTTCTCAGAATATGGGATTCCATTACGGCGACAACCTCAGTCTCGATGGAAACGGAAGGTACGTCGTTAGGGTCACAGTGCCGGGAATGGAGATAGAGAGGACTGGAGAATTCAATGGAAAGTTCGAAGACGGCGGCACAGTCGATTTCTCGTTCGGGTACACCAGATCGAGCATGACACAGATTCCGTACAAGAAGTACCCCGACAAGAAGGGTGAGCGCGACGCTATAGAACCGCGCGAGTTAGAGGTCGTTCCCCCCTTGTCGACACCTTCGACCTCAGTGAATGAGTCGAGGGAGAGGAGTAGAAACATGGTAAAGGAGTACGCCATACCTGTCTCAACGTCTCCTCGTGTCGAGGAACTCCCGGGTGATACACTTGGGACTCAGAGCCTCGGGGACATCATTCTGTGTCCGACTCTTCTCGGAGCCGAAACAGACTCAGACGAAGATGACACTGACATCCTGAGACATATCGCTGTCTCCCCCCGTACCGCCTACAACTCTTTCCCCCTCCCGATGGCTTCCCTCGCCGCGCGCCTCGTCGACTCCGGGGAGACAGTATTCGAGTCGTACCTCGAAGCATGTATAGACCCCGAGATAGGCTACCACTACATAACATCATCACCCGTCGATTCCGAGACAGTCGACTCCGCCGAGATCCTTACTGTGACAGTCGAGACACCCCCACAGGTCGCACGACACGAGGGGTACGAGACTGCTTTCATGAGAACCGGCGACGTGAGTTTCGAGATCTGACTGTGACAGTGGTTACTACCACCACCATGACCACGAACGACTCCGACTGTGACTCCGACCGCGACAAAGCCTATACAGTCCGAGGACAGATATACGACAGATGAGTCTAGACTCTTCGTCTTCCGACGACGAGGTCGACCTCGACCTCGAAGAGGCTTCGTCTCTGATCCACGGTGTTATCGAGAACCTCCACGAGGTGATCGTAGGACACGACGGCGCTGTCCGTCATCTCGTGACGGCTGTTCTCTCGGGTGGACATCTCCTGATAGAGGACGTCCCCGGGGTCGGAAAGACGGTTCTCGCACGTTCTTTCGCCGAGTCGTTCGACGTCTCCTTCGGTCGAGTCCAGTTCACCCCTGACATACGTCCGACCGACATCACGGGGGTCAACGTCTACAACCAGAAGACGAACGACTTCGAGTTCCGTCCGGGACCTGTCTTCGCCAACATACTCCTGGGCGACGAGATAAACCGCGCGCCACCCAGGTCACAAGCCGCGCTCCTTGAAGCGATGGAGGAAAAACAGGTAACTGTCGACGGTGAGACACGTTCGGTTCCGTCGCCTTTTACCGTGATAGCCACACAGAACTCGGTCGAGACCGACGACGTCTATGAGCTTCCTCTCGCCCAGATAGACCGTTTCACGAAGAAGATACATCTCGGCTATCCCGACCCCGATGAGGAGACTGAGCTTCTCCGGAGAACCACGGGAGACCATCCGTTAGACGACCTCGAAGCCGTCGCGACTCAAGAGGATCTCGTGAGTATGCGTGACTTCGTCTCCGAGGTCGAAGTCAGTGACTCAGTACGTGACTACATAACACGTCTGTCGGAGTACAGCCGCGAAGTCTCACGTATAGGCGCGAGCCCGCGGGCTTCTATCTCGCTCATGGAGTCGTCACAGGCACGTGCGGTTCTCAACCGCCGTGACTACGTCACGCCCAACGACGTCAAGGAAGAGGCACACGCCGTCTTGAGCCACAGAATCGTCGGCTCCGACTCCGATGGTGTGGTCTCAGACGCAGTCGAAGAGGTTTCGGTTCCGGTTACTGAGTAAGAATGCTCGGGGTTAGACTCACAAGACGCGGATGGGCAGCCCTCGGTGTCTTAGCCGTAGCTGAGGCGTCGGCTCTCGGATTCGGAGCGAGGTCACTCAACTACGTCGCCGCACCCCTCGGAGCCGTCTTTGTCGTGAGCGGTCTACGTGTGGCGAGGCTAAGCCGAAGCGACTTCGGAGTCTCAGTAGAGGCTCCCGAGACAGTCTTCGAGGACGACGAAGCCGAGATCACTGTCGTCGTCGAGTCGGAGACCGAGGCTAAAGCCAGACTAGACGTGGATCTTCAGACGGGCAGAGACAGCCGTGTCAGTCTGACCGACTCTGTCTTTCTGAGGGAGGGAACCCACGACTTCCGCCGACACGTGAGTCTTCCGAGGGGAGTCTACGGATCGGTCTCCGTGGGTCTGAGACTCACCGACTACTTCGGTCTGTTTTACCGTACCGAGAGCTTCGTTTCGCAGACCGAGTTAGCAGTCGTACCCCGACCCTACGTCCTGAGGTCTTCGGCGGTTTTCGTCTCAGAGGGCGACGGTCTCCCGAGGGAGACGTCTCCGGACAGAGGCAGTGACACAGTCAGAGCCTACGAGGTCGGAGACCCTCTCAAGGACGTCGACTGGAGACTGAGTGCTGGCTCCGTCGACGGTCTCCTCGTACGTGACTACGTCTCGGCGTCGGAGTCTGACTCAGAAGACACCGAAGCCGTGGTGTCTGTCTCAGTCCCTGAGACCACGAGACGTGAGACAGCCGACGAGGCTGCGAGAGCCGCCGCGAGCCTACTCCTTCTTCTGTCGAAGAGAGGCTATGAAGTCGGTCTGAGAACCTCGCGTAAGACTACCGAAGCCGGCGACGCGAGCTTCGACTCGTTTCTCCGACATCTCGCAGCCGTAGGACTCTCGTATGGTGACGACAGAACGAGTCCCGACACGTCTGAGACCGAGGTTGACGACGAACGAGCCTCCGATCCTACTCTAACCGTAACCGTCGAGGACGACGCCTCCGAAGAGGTGGCTGTCATACACACACCGAACCAGAGCCACGTCTTCTCTGAGATAGCCGAGACGAAGGCAGGTCTCGACTACTCGGTCGGTAACAAGTCTTCGAGAGGTGATTTAATCTGAAGACGCCCAAAGTCGGCATCCCTCGTCTTCTTGCGACAGCCGGGGCGGGTCTTTTAGTCTACTCCTTCTTCGAGACTCTGAGACGTATAGCTTCGGTGACGGGAACCTCGACAGTCTTCCTCGGCGTATCAGCCGCAGCCGTAGGACTCGGTGTCGGAGCCTCGTTCTCACGTCTGTCGGAGGTCGACACACGCCGACTCGGGGCTGTCGGAGTCGCCGTCTCGTCTGTCTCCGCCGCGGTCTATCTCACGACACTCCCTCCCGGTGTATTCAGTCTAAACCACTTAGTCTCCGACGCCGTCGGATTTGCGACGGGGAGTATGTCGGTTATGAGGATACTCAACGCCGGCGTCTGGTCGGTCTTCTTCGTCCCGATACCACTCTTCGTCTCAGTCTACCTCGTCCTCACGACGAGATACGTCGGAGCGACGGGAGTCGCGGGTGCCGTCCTTGGCTTCTTCGTCCTGACCGGAGACGCCGACTCGACTCTCGTACTCCTCGGAGTCGCGGGGGGTATAGCAGCCGTCGGATTCGGAGAGATCGACCGTCTAGCCGAGGATCAACGTCCTCCGAAGTCAGCGTATACGACTGTCCTCCTCACCCTATTAGTCGTCGCGGCGTCGCCTCTCGTAGTGACGGCTGTACCCGGCGACGAGACCGGAATACTCGGAGGAGATGGGGGAGGCGAAGGTGGTAGCGGCGGATCCGAGGTAAGCACGGGATTTGCGAAGGCGTCCGACACCTACGACATCTCCGAGGGGGTGGATCTCACGACACGTCGGATCTACACGGTCGAGTCGGAGAGAGTACCCGAGTACATGGTCGTCTCGGTCTACGACAGGTACTCGGGAGAGAGCTGGGTTAGGACACAGTCGGCTTCGGCATCGACTAGAGCACAGCCACCTCCCGAGGTAAGAGACTTTGTGACCCAGAGAGTAAACCTCAACTCGTCGGGTCTCGGGATACGACCCTCTGTCTACAAGCCCGTGGACGTTGAGGGCGGTCCTACTATCTCCCCCGACGGATACCTCGAAGCCTCCGAGACCCCCGAGACCTCCGAGACTGACACCGACACGTCTTACAGGGTCATAAGCGGCGTGGCTCCCGAAAACAGAAGGGTCGTAGAGGCACTGTCGTCCTCGTCCTCGTCCTCGTCCTCGGAGTATCCTCCCGAGATACGTGAGAGGTACCTCCAGACTCCCGAGACGGTACCCGAGAGACTCGTCGAGAAGACCTCCGAGATCACACGTGGCGACCCGACTGCGTACGCGAAGGCGGAGTCAGTTGAGGACTGGCTTGAGACCAACAAGGAGTACTCGTTACAGGTCGAGAGACCCAACTCGACACGCGGCGGAGTCGCTGACTCGTTTGTCTTCGGGATGGAGGAGGGATACTGTGTCTACTACGCGACTTCTATGACTGTCATGTTACGTACACAGGGGGTTCCCGCGAGATACGTCACGGGATACCTCCCGGGAGACTCGGTCGGCGAGAACACCTGGAGACAGAGAGGCGTCGACTCACACGCCTGGGTACAGGTCTACTTCCCCGACGTCGGCTGGGTCGACTTCGATCCCACTCCCTCGGCTCCGCGCGAGACACAAGAGGCTCTGATGGTTCCCGGGAGAACCCCTCCGCCGTCTACCGACATTCCGAGCCCAAACGGGACACAGACCGACAGTCGAACTCCGACAAACCAGACTAACACAACCGACTCCTCCGACCAGACGACTAACACGTCTACTTCTACTTCTTCCGAAAACACGACAGTCAGGGCGGGGTACAGTAACTCCGA contains:
- a CDS encoding iron transporter, with the protein product MRRREFLRAAGLTGLSVSLSLPGCIEIRGSPRTRAVLPPLVDDRPDAVYYPTHSEGMVFLGTETVGDYKLGLTYSFPDRFWNVTGQRTSRVDPTVEDDIHLMATVWDSETGIVLPVASGVDVEVLRDGETVEERTLWPMLSQNMGFHYGDNLSLDGNGRYVVRVTVPGMEIERTGEFNGKFEDGGTVDFSFGYTRSSMTQIPYKKYPDKKGERDAIEPRELEVVPPLSTPSTSVNESRERSRNMVKEYAIPVSTSPRVEELPGDTLGTQSLGDIILCPTLLGAETDSDEDDTDILRHIAVSPRTAYNSFPLPMASLAARLVDSGETVFESYLEACIDPEIGYHYITSSPVDSETVDSAEILTVTVETPPQVARHEGYETAFMRTGDVSFEI
- a CDS encoding DUF58 domain-containing protein, whose translation is MLGVRLTRRGWAALGVLAVAEASALGFGARSLNYVAAPLGAVFVVSGLRVARLSRSDFGVSVEAPETVFEDDEAEITVVVESETEAKARLDVDLQTGRDSRVSLTDSVFLREGTHDFRRHVSLPRGVYGSVSVGLRLTDYFGLFYRTESFVSQTELAVVPRPYVLRSSAVFVSEGDGLPRETSPDRGSDTVRAYEVGDPLKDVDWRLSAGSVDGLLVRDYVSASESDSEDTEAVVSVSVPETTRRETADEAARAAASLLLLLSKRGYEVGLRTSRKTTEAGDASFDSFLRHLAAVGLSYGDDRTSPDTSETEVDDERASDPTLTVTVEDDASEEVAVIHTPNQSHVFSEIAETKAGLDYSVGNKSSRGDLI
- a CDS encoding transglutaminase-like domain-containing protein — protein: MTGTSTVFLGVSAAAVGLGVGASFSRLSEVDTRRLGAVGVAVSSVSAAVYLTTLPPGVFSLNHLVSDAVGFATGSMSVMRILNAGVWSVFFVPIPLFVSVYLVLTTRYVGATGVAGAVLGFFVLTGDADSTLVLLGVAGGIAAVGFGEIDRLAEDQRPPKSAYTTVLLTLLVVAASPLVVTAVPGDETGILGGDGGGEGGSGGSEVSTGFAKASDTYDISEGVDLTTRRIYTVESERVPEYMVVSVYDRYSGESWVRTQSASASTRAQPPPEVRDFVTQRVNLNSSGLGIRPSVYKPVDVEGGPTISPDGYLEASETPETSETDTDTSYRVISGVAPENRRVVEALSSSSSSSSSEYPPEIRERYLQTPETVPERLVEKTSEITRGDPTAYAKAESVEDWLETNKEYSLQVERPNSTRGGVADSFVFGMEEGYCVYYATSMTVMLRTQGVPARYVTGYLPGDSVGENTWRQRGVDSHAWVQVYFPDVGWVDFDPTPSAPRETQEALMVPGRTPPPSTDIPSPNGTQTDSRTPTNQTNTTDSSDQTTNTSTSTSSENTTVRAGYSNSESDASLVSAVSSTIPVSLSEALSLGVSAVVLHLTGVFGDVAKRLRLRLQITSTRSHEARSRTVSTARRRAEAAISRRHGRRRRGETFRDYVERTLGEGELSGLIEAHERSAYSDGVSASDVKAAVDDADSTVRQTKRLGFAVSLRSPLDYIRDKLQVSQL
- a CDS encoding MoxR family ATPase, with protein sequence MSLDSSSSDDEVDLDLEEASSLIHGVIENLHEVIVGHDGAVRHLVTAVLSGGHLLIEDVPGVGKTVLARSFAESFDVSFGRVQFTPDIRPTDITGVNVYNQKTNDFEFRPGPVFANILLGDEINRAPPRSQAALLEAMEEKQVTVDGETRSVPSPFTVIATQNSVETDDVYELPLAQIDRFTKKIHLGYPDPDEETELLRRTTGDHPLDDLEAVATQEDLVSMRDFVSEVEVSDSVRDYITRLSEYSREVSRIGASPRASISLMESSQARAVLNRRDYVTPNDVKEEAHAVLSHRIVGSDSDGVVSDAVEEVSVPVTE